The following are encoded in a window of Pseudomonas sp. St316 genomic DNA:
- a CDS encoding EAL domain-containing protein, producing the protein MNEDADNDSTVLSPGSPTRSFTRRTFPAIMLLLFVMSALAIAVLLNITAAQDRRAREQSLFFAQRAIEGLRKGIGRDLSDYSKWSDAYRHLHISVDKEWAYDQENVGSSVYSLYGYQAVFVISPTGKTVYSVIDGQMSEVDADTWLTGDLRALLKKAAAAQNHDEVVVEMLHHEDAPAFVAASAITVGTDSSVPEIPGPPSLMLFVKVLDPAALENLARDFALPDAHIARTPGSGDTAQLLLDNLTLEALAWRPQTPGQDLRKFLLPLLAVALLVLGILALAVLRHALAMLRAQERQYASLLDHRKALERSEERFRDIAEVSSDWLWEVDSTGTLTYLSERFEQVTGFSPTEWLGKPLHRLLHPHGGSISIAQWLLGGANSVSSAPLLCEYTARNQRIRTCKLSVRAIEAGTLGFRGTATDITDELRALAQIKHLSLHDPLTGLANRNRLFDCLREHLDRPDRPSLALLNLDMDRFKPVNDSLGHAVGDKVLKEVAHILQQNVRGTDLVARLGGDEFVIVMPDPGDADDLDQLCERLIDCMQRPMHLDGNTLYLGVSIGVAWSQPGDERADELLRHADIALYAAKAAGRNTWRVYVEAMGNLARDRRQYEQQLRDAMQRDQLELRYLPRFDVSAEQLHGFEAQTFWHHPEKGELGGADFIPVAETSGQLEELGTWMLINVCEEATTWPSAISVSIAVSPRWFNSSFLLNQVQEALETSGLEPHRLTLEVAEGVLLADHKTVANTLHALKNLGVRINIDKFGTSIASLREVLDQPFDGIRFDRNILSQLGLEDDKEGVLAMIRLSRSVGLMVTAEGIENARQFSQLRNVACDHVQGPYFGAALARSEMASFFTTPRWL; encoded by the coding sequence ATGAATGAAGATGCTGACAATGACTCGACTGTCCTTTCTCCGGGCTCGCCAACCCGAAGCTTCACCCGTCGCACCTTCCCGGCCATCATGCTGCTGCTGTTTGTCATGTCTGCACTGGCGATCGCCGTGCTGCTCAACATCACCGCTGCCCAGGATCGGCGCGCCCGTGAACAGAGCCTGTTTTTCGCCCAGCGGGCCATCGAGGGGCTTCGCAAGGGTATCGGACGGGACCTGAGCGACTACTCCAAGTGGAGCGACGCCTACCGACATCTGCATATCAGCGTGGACAAGGAATGGGCCTATGACCAGGAAAACGTCGGCAGCAGCGTGTATTCGCTCTATGGCTACCAGGCCGTGTTTGTCATTTCCCCAACCGGCAAGACGGTTTATTCGGTGATCGATGGCCAGATGAGCGAGGTCGATGCCGACACCTGGCTGACCGGCGACTTGCGAGCGCTGTTGAAAAAAGCCGCCGCTGCGCAAAATCACGACGAAGTGGTCGTCGAGATGCTCCATCACGAGGACGCCCCGGCGTTTGTCGCCGCGTCCGCCATCACCGTCGGCACGGATAGCAGCGTGCCCGAAATCCCCGGCCCGCCCAGCCTGATGCTTTTCGTCAAGGTCCTTGATCCCGCAGCCCTGGAAAACCTGGCGCGGGACTTCGCCTTGCCCGATGCCCATATCGCCAGGACGCCGGGCTCGGGCGATACCGCTCAGCTGCTGCTCGACAACCTGACCCTGGAAGCCTTGGCCTGGCGGCCGCAAACCCCGGGCCAGGATCTGCGCAAATTCCTCCTGCCGTTGCTGGCCGTGGCGCTACTAGTGCTGGGGATCCTGGCGCTGGCGGTTCTGCGCCATGCCTTGGCCATGCTCCGCGCCCAGGAACGCCAGTACGCCAGCCTGCTGGACCACCGCAAGGCGCTGGAACGCAGTGAAGAACGTTTCCGCGACATTGCCGAAGTCTCATCCGACTGGTTGTGGGAGGTCGATTCGACCGGGACCCTGACCTATCTGTCGGAGCGCTTCGAACAAGTGACCGGTTTCAGTCCCACGGAATGGCTGGGCAAACCTCTGCACCGGCTGCTTCACCCCCATGGCGGCTCGATCTCGATTGCCCAATGGCTGCTCGGTGGTGCCAACAGCGTCTCTTCGGCACCACTGCTGTGCGAGTACACTGCGCGCAACCAGCGCATCCGCACCTGCAAACTCTCGGTGCGGGCCATCGAAGCCGGCACCCTGGGTTTTCGCGGTACGGCCACCGATATCACCGACGAATTGCGGGCACTGGCCCAGATCAAGCACCTTTCCCTGCATGATCCACTGACCGGGCTGGCCAACCGCAATCGCCTGTTCGATTGCCTGCGCGAACACCTGGACCGACCTGACCGCCCGTCCCTGGCGCTGTTGAACCTGGACATGGACCGATTCAAGCCGGTCAACGACTCCCTGGGCCATGCCGTGGGCGACAAAGTGCTCAAGGAAGTGGCGCATATTCTCCAGCAGAACGTGCGCGGCACCGATCTGGTGGCGCGGCTGGGCGGTGATGAGTTTGTCATCGTCATGCCCGATCCGGGCGATGCCGACGATCTCGATCAACTCTGTGAACGACTGATCGATTGCATGCAACGGCCCATGCACCTGGACGGCAATACGCTGTACCTGGGGGTGAGCATCGGCGTTGCCTGGTCGCAACCCGGTGACGAGCGTGCCGATGAACTGTTGCGCCACGCCGATATCGCCCTGTATGCGGCCAAGGCAGCGGGCCGCAATACCTGGCGGGTGTATGTGGAAGCCATGGGCAACCTGGCCCGCGACCGGCGGCAATACGAACAGCAGCTGCGCGACGCCATGCAGCGGGATCAGTTGGAACTGCGTTACCTGCCCCGCTTCGATGTGAGCGCTGAACAACTGCACGGTTTCGAAGCCCAGACCTTCTGGCACCACCCCGAAAAAGGTGAGCTGGGCGGGGCCGACTTCATACCGGTGGCCGAAACCTCGGGCCAGCTTGAAGAACTGGGCACCTGGATGTTGATCAACGTCTGTGAAGAGGCCACCACCTGGCCGAGCGCCATCAGTGTCTCCATCGCGGTTTCACCCCGGTGGTTCAACAGCAGCTTCCTGCTCAACCAGGTGCAAGAGGCCCTCGAAACAAGCGGCCTTGAGCCCCACCGGCTGACCCTGGAAGTGGCCGAAGGGGTCCTTCTGGCCGACCACAAGACCGTCGCCAACACCCTCCATGCGCTCAAGAACCTCGGCGTGCGGATCAACATCGACAAATTCGGCACCAGCATCGCCTCCCTGCGCGAAGTACTGGACCAGCCGTTCGATGGCATCCGCTTCGATCGCAACATCCTGTCGCAGCTGGGCCTGGAGGACGACAAGGAAGGTGTCTTGGCGATGATCAGGTTGAGCCGCAGCGTAGGGCTGATGGTCACCGCAGAAGGCATCGAAAACGCGCGACAGTTCAGCCAACTGCGCAACGTGGCCTGCGACCATGTCCAAGGCCCCTACTTCGGCGCGGCCCTGGCCCGCTCGGAAATGGCCTCGTTTTTCACCACGCCGCGGTGGCTGTAA
- a CDS encoding DUF692 domain-containing protein has translation MSIELSLEWPTTQPSAGLGLRRALLGELRQAPAGDFDFLEVAPENWIGIGGAHGAALHWLAERYPLSCHGLSLSLGGPAPLDLAFLGQVRAFLERFNVPLYSEHLSYCGDEGHLYDLLPLPFTEEAVHHVAARIRQAQDVLGRRLAVENVSYYAAPQQDMSELEFTRAVLREADCDLLLDVNNVYVNSINHGFDPQAFLAGLELGRVVAMHVAGHYDESDTLKIDSHGAPVKPVVWALLEQAYARFGAQPTLLERDFNFPPYAELVVELQTIRQLQHQAVTRQAVSHG, from the coding sequence ATGTCTATAGAACTCAGCCTGGAGTGGCCCACCACGCAACCCTCGGCAGGCCTTGGCCTGCGCCGGGCCTTGCTCGGTGAACTGCGCCAGGCGCCGGCCGGGGATTTCGACTTTCTCGAAGTGGCCCCGGAAAACTGGATCGGAATCGGCGGCGCCCATGGCGCCGCCTTGCATTGGCTGGCCGAGCGCTATCCGCTGTCGTGCCATGGCCTGTCGTTGTCCCTGGGTGGGCCGGCGCCGCTGGACCTGGCGTTTCTCGGCCAGGTGCGTGCTTTTCTCGAACGTTTCAACGTGCCGTTGTACAGCGAGCACTTGAGCTACTGTGGCGATGAAGGGCATTTGTACGACCTCTTGCCGCTGCCCTTTACCGAGGAAGCGGTGCATCACGTGGCGGCGCGGATTCGTCAGGCCCAGGATGTGCTGGGGCGGCGCCTGGCGGTGGAAAACGTCTCCTATTACGCCGCCCCCCAACAAGACATGAGCGAGCTGGAATTCACCCGGGCGGTGTTGCGCGAAGCCGACTGCGACCTGTTGCTGGACGTCAACAATGTCTACGTCAACTCGATCAATCACGGCTTCGATCCCCAGGCATTCCTGGCGGGCCTTGAGCTGGGGCGGGTGGTGGCGATGCATGTGGCCGGGCATTACGACGAATCCGACACGCTGAAAATCGACAGCCATGGCGCGCCGGTCAAGCCGGTGGTCTGGGCGCTGCTGGAGCAGGCCTACGCCCGTTTCGGCGCGCAGCCGACCTTGCTCGAACGGGACTTCAACTTCCCGCCCTATGCCGAGCTGGTGGTCGAATTGCAGACCATTCGCCAGTTGCAACACCAAGCCGTTACCCGGCAGGCGGTGTCCCATGGCTGA
- a CDS encoding dihydrodipicolinate synthase family protein, translating into MSKRINWSGVFPAVTTQFNDDFSINLEKTHQVISNVIRDGVSGLVVCGSVGENTSLSAEEKIAVTEVAVDASRGRVPVICGVAEFTSVQAAKVANAVRKVGVDGVMLMPALVYGSKPFETAEHFRYVARHADVPLMVYNNPPIYKNDVTPDILISLADCDNVVCFKDSSGDTRRFIDVRNEVGDRFVLFAGLDDVVLESLAVGAEGWVSGMSNVFPQEGETIFRLARAGRFAEAMPIYEWLMPILHLDARADLVQCIKLCEAIAGRGSALTRPPRLALPEADRVYVEQIMAKALANRPVLPDVGL; encoded by the coding sequence ATGAGCAAACGCATCAACTGGAGCGGCGTCTTCCCAGCCGTCACCACCCAATTCAACGATGACTTTTCCATCAACCTGGAAAAAACCCACCAAGTGATTTCCAACGTCATTCGTGACGGTGTTTCCGGCCTGGTGGTCTGCGGGTCGGTGGGGGAAAACACCTCCCTGAGCGCCGAGGAAAAAATCGCCGTGACCGAAGTGGCGGTGGATGCCTCCCGTGGCCGTGTGCCGGTGATCTGCGGCGTGGCCGAATTCACCAGCGTGCAAGCCGCCAAGGTTGCCAACGCGGTGCGCAAGGTCGGCGTCGATGGGGTGATGCTGATGCCGGCGCTGGTCTATGGCTCCAAGCCCTTCGAGACCGCCGAGCATTTCCGCTACGTGGCCCGCCACGCCGACGTGCCGCTGATGGTCTACAACAACCCACCGATCTACAAGAATGACGTGACCCCGGACATCCTGATTTCCCTGGCCGATTGCGACAACGTGGTGTGTTTCAAGGATTCCTCCGGCGACACCCGGCGCTTTATCGACGTGCGCAACGAAGTCGGCGATCGCTTTGTGTTGTTCGCAGGTCTCGATGACGTGGTGCTGGAAAGCCTCGCCGTGGGGGCCGAAGGTTGGGTCTCGGGCATGTCCAACGTATTCCCGCAGGAAGGCGAGACCATTTTCCGCCTGGCCCGCGCCGGGCGCTTCGCCGAGGCCATGCCGATCTACGAATGGCTGATGCCGATCCTGCACCTGGACGCCCGCGCCGACCTGGTGCAATGCATCAAGCTGTGCGAAGCCATCGCCGGCCGCGGCAGCGCCCTCACCCGCCCACCGCGCCTGGCCTTGCCGGAAGCGGACCGGGTGTATGTGGAGCAGATCATGGCCAAGGCCCTGGCCAATCGGCCGGTGTTGCCGGATGTGGGGCTTTAG
- a CDS encoding DUF2790 domain-containing protein, translated as MNSKAIYAACLFAALNICTLSARAESNVQAQTYTYGTHLDIQNVLSLSEDSEPTCGVVNAHMTYLDSAGHKQALDYRKFSDHCSDDN; from the coding sequence ATGAACAGCAAAGCCATCTACGCCGCCTGCCTTTTCGCTGCACTGAACATTTGCACCCTGTCGGCCCGGGCCGAAAGCAACGTGCAGGCGCAAACCTACACCTACGGCACCCACCTGGACATCCAGAACGTGCTGTCCCTTAGCGAAGACTCCGAGCCGACCTGCGGCGTGGTCAACGCCCATATGACCTACCTGGATTCGGCAGGTCACAAGCAAGCCTTGGACTACCGCAAGTTTTCCGATCATTGCAGTGACGATAACTGA
- a CDS encoding DinB family protein — translation MNYFLAQALNNQWANHRLLTACAQLSEAEYVAPRTGFFPSIQATLCHILEVDRYYLTALEGDREGQIKDFSQTLVFAQLKESQTRTDQQLLALCETLREKDLARSVDLVRVDGVVRERIDRLLLHLFEHQIHHRGQVHGMLSGTGIKPPQLDEFFLDCDRRFREGEEQLLQLDERKVWRQYLPG, via the coding sequence ATGAATTATTTCCTGGCCCAGGCCCTGAACAATCAATGGGCCAATCACCGACTGCTCACTGCCTGCGCGCAGTTGAGCGAGGCCGAATACGTGGCGCCGCGCACGGGGTTCTTCCCGTCCATCCAAGCCACGCTTTGCCACATCCTGGAAGTTGACCGCTATTACCTCACCGCCCTGGAAGGCGACCGTGAGGGCCAGATCAAGGACTTCTCCCAGACCCTGGTCTTTGCCCAACTGAAGGAAAGCCAAACCCGAACCGACCAGCAACTGCTGGCATTGTGCGAAACCCTACGAGAAAAAGACCTCGCCCGCTCCGTTGATCTGGTACGCGTGGATGGCGTGGTCCGCGAACGGATCGACCGGCTGTTGCTGCATCTGTTCGAACACCAGATCCACCACCGTGGCCAAGTCCATGGGATGCTCAGTGGCACCGGCATCAAACCGCCGCAGCTCGATGAATTTTTCCTCGATTGCGACCGTCGGTTCCGCGAAGGCGAGGAACAGTTGCTTCAACTCGATGAACGGAAGGTCTGGCGCCAATACCTGCCCGGTTGA
- a CDS encoding ATP-binding protein yields the protein MSLSLRWPRTLASRLSLIFLIGLVLAQGLSFGVQYYERYQSAKSTMLGNLETDVSTSVAILDRLPAAERQAWLPKLARRNYGYLLDEGQPGQPMDLADAPISVSSIQDAIGQAYGLAFKRIPGSNMHYQAHLRLADGSPLTIDVRPAMTPLSPWLPVVLLGQLALLIGCTWLAVRIAVSPLTRLADAVETLDPNAHSVRLDEKGPTEVVHAAKAFNAMQDRIAAYLKERMQLLAAISHDLQTPITRMKLRAEFMDEGIEKDKLWSDLSEMEHLVREGVAYARSIHGATEASCRISLDAFLDSLVFDYQDTGKDVQLSGKNAAVIDTRPHALRRVLVNLVDNALKFGGAAQIQVQPADNGQLAIQVLDRGPGISEQELAEVLKPFYRVESSRNRETGGTGLGLAIAQQLAIAMGGSLILSNRDGGGLCAELRLAFAG from the coding sequence ATGAGCCTGTCGTTGCGCTGGCCGCGTACGCTGGCCTCGAGGCTGTCGCTGATCTTCCTGATCGGCCTGGTCCTGGCCCAGGGGCTGTCGTTCGGCGTCCAGTACTACGAGCGCTACCAGAGCGCCAAGTCGACCATGCTCGGCAACCTGGAAACCGATGTCTCGACCTCCGTCGCCATTCTCGACCGCCTGCCGGCCGCCGAACGCCAGGCCTGGCTGCCGAAGCTCGCCCGGCGCAATTACGGCTACCTGCTCGACGAAGGCCAGCCCGGGCAACCGATGGATCTTGCCGACGCGCCGATCTCGGTCAGCTCGATCCAGGACGCCATCGGCCAGGCCTATGGCCTGGCTTTCAAACGCATACCCGGGTCGAACATGCACTATCAGGCGCACTTGCGCCTGGCCGACGGTAGCCCACTGACCATCGACGTACGCCCGGCAATGACGCCCCTCTCCCCCTGGCTACCGGTGGTCTTGCTGGGGCAATTGGCGCTGTTGATCGGCTGCACCTGGCTGGCGGTGCGCATTGCCGTGAGCCCCCTGACTCGGTTGGCCGACGCGGTGGAAACCCTCGACCCGAACGCCCACAGCGTGCGTCTGGACGAGAAAGGCCCGACCGAAGTGGTGCATGCCGCCAAAGCATTCAACGCCATGCAGGACCGCATCGCTGCCTACCTCAAGGAGCGCATGCAGTTGCTGGCGGCGATTTCCCACGACTTGCAGACCCCGATCACGCGCATGAAGCTGCGCGCCGAATTCATGGACGAGGGAATCGAAAAGGACAAGCTGTGGAGCGACTTGAGCGAAATGGAGCATCTGGTGCGTGAAGGCGTGGCCTATGCCCGCAGCATCCACGGCGCCACCGAGGCCAGTTGCCGGATCAGCCTGGATGCGTTCCTCGACAGCCTGGTGTTCGACTACCAGGACACGGGCAAGGACGTGCAATTGTCCGGAAAAAACGCCGCCGTCATCGACACCCGCCCCCACGCCCTGAGGCGGGTGCTGGTCAACCTGGTGGACAACGCCTTGAAGTTCGGCGGCGCGGCGCAGATCCAGGTGCAACCGGCCGACAACGGCCAACTGGCGATCCAGGTACTGGACCGTGGCCCCGGGATCAGCGAACAGGAACTGGCCGAAGTGCTCAAGCCATTCTACCGGGTGGAAAGCTCGCGCAACCGGGAAACCGGCGGCACCGGCCTGGGCTTGGCCATCGCCCAGCAACTGGCGATCGCCATGGGCGGCTCACTGATCCTGAGCAACCGCGACGGCGGCGGCCTCTGTGCCGAATTGCGCCTGGCATTCGCTGGCTGA
- a CDS encoding EF-hand domain-containing protein produces MLNFSRHSSLALGLALVGGLGLSTAASALTMHDLAQGYTLAAADTVKKPAEGKCGEDKFAKTDTNHDGRVSRDEFIAAAPQRAAEFDKIDADHDGGISLPEAKQYLSAQAKTAEGKCGEGKCGAAIES; encoded by the coding sequence ATGCTCAACTTCTCCCGCCATTCATCCCTTGCACTCGGCCTGGCCCTGGTCGGCGGCCTGGGTCTTTCCACGGCGGCTTCGGCCTTGACCATGCACGACCTGGCCCAGGGCTACACCCTGGCGGCCGCCGATACCGTGAAGAAACCCGCCGAAGGCAAGTGTGGCGAAGACAAGTTCGCCAAGACCGATACCAACCACGATGGCCGGGTCTCACGCGATGAGTTCATCGCCGCAGCGCCGCAGCGCGCCGCTGAGTTCGACAAGATCGACGCCGACCACGACGGCGGTATCTCATTGCCGGAAGCCAAGCAATACCTGTCGGCCCAGGCGAAAACCGCAGAGGGCAAATGTGGCGAAGGCAAGTGTGGGGCGGCTATCGAGTCCTGA
- a CDS encoding putative DNA-binding domain-containing protein, with amino-acid sequence MADPRQTLHQQQQALTRYLRDPEHCPVPAGMDAVRAQVYRDLIFENMRSLLSGTFPVLVSVLGQGHWRACVRRFLREHRCATPRFGEIAEEFVGYLATHASPDWPPFAAELAHYEWVEMALQQSQAEPLPTCDEASLLDSPLCVSPLAWPLAYQWPVHRLAPSHQPSTPPAQPTLLLVRRTPGFDVRFSELSPLAWRLLQRIEAYPKLTGRGQLLALAREAGVASFEFMDSAVALLRRMQEEGVVGVQQHLDN; translated from the coding sequence ATGGCTGATCCCCGGCAGACGCTGCATCAGCAGCAACAGGCGCTGACCCGTTACCTGCGCGACCCTGAGCACTGCCCGGTTCCGGCCGGCATGGATGCGGTGCGGGCGCAGGTGTACCGCGACCTGATCTTCGAGAACATGCGCTCGCTGCTCAGCGGCACCTTCCCGGTGCTGGTGAGTGTGCTGGGGCAGGGCCACTGGCGTGCCTGCGTGCGCCGTTTCCTGCGCGAACATCGCTGTGCCACCCCCAGGTTCGGTGAAATCGCCGAGGAGTTCGTCGGATACCTCGCGACCCACGCGTCGCCGGACTGGCCACCGTTTGCGGCAGAGCTGGCGCATTACGAGTGGGTCGAAATGGCACTGCAGCAATCCCAGGCCGAGCCGTTGCCGACTTGTGACGAGGCCTCCTTGCTCGACTCACCGCTGTGTGTTTCGCCCCTGGCGTGGCCGCTGGCGTACCAATGGCCGGTGCATCGCCTGGCGCCGAGCCACCAGCCCTCGACGCCGCCGGCACAGCCGACGTTGTTGCTGGTGCGGCGAACGCCGGGGTTCGATGTGCGTTTTTCCGAACTCAGCCCGTTGGCGTGGCGGCTTTTGCAGCGCATCGAAGCGTATCCCAAGTTGACGGGGCGAGGACAGTTGCTGGCGTTGGCGCGGGAGGCGGGGGTGGCATCATTCGAGTTCATGGACAGCGCCGTGGCGCTGTTACGGCGGATGCAGGAAGAAGGGGTTGTTGGCGTACAGCAACACCTCGACAATTAA
- a CDS encoding DoxX family protein — protein sequence MYSKTLNTLHLPLDNIGAWLAPLGLRLFLAWEFFESGLEKWNGQNWFAEIQSAFPFPFNHVPAQWNWELAMWAELIGAIALLIGLGTRLSALVLLVVTVVATAAVHWPADWSSLSELAQGYGITNKGHGNFKLPVIYLVALLPLLLQGAGKLSVDALLKTGVHQRNKA from the coding sequence ATGTATTCAAAAACGCTGAACACACTGCACCTCCCTCTCGATAATATTGGCGCGTGGCTGGCGCCGCTGGGCCTGCGCCTGTTCCTGGCCTGGGAGTTCTTCGAATCCGGCCTGGAGAAATGGAATGGCCAGAATTGGTTCGCCGAAATCCAATCCGCCTTCCCGTTCCCCTTCAATCATGTGCCGGCCCAGTGGAACTGGGAACTGGCGATGTGGGCCGAGCTGATCGGCGCCATCGCCCTGTTGATCGGCTTGGGTACGCGCCTGTCGGCGCTGGTGCTGCTCGTCGTCACCGTGGTGGCGACCGCCGCCGTGCACTGGCCAGCGGATTGGTCAAGCTTGAGCGAGTTGGCCCAAGGCTATGGGATTACCAATAAAGGCCATGGCAACTTCAAGCTGCCGGTGATCTACCTGGTGGCGTTGCTGCCATTGCTGCTGCAAGGGGCTGGGAAGTTGAGTGTGGATGCCCTGCTCAAGACCGGTGTGCACCAGCGAAACAAGGCCTGA
- a CDS encoding cytochrome c biogenesis protein DipZ, with protein sequence MFLIAFLGGVLTILSPCILPVVPFLFARANRSRGSVLLTLVGMVLTFALVSSLAVASSEWVLRASSVGRQVALVVMVVFALSLIFSRVGTWLARPLVSLGNRLDAGAGRMAGPVASVLIGVATGLLWAPCAGPILGVILTGAMLQGASAQTSLLLLAYGLGSALSLGTLILAGRGLATRLRLSLPITTWLRRGTGAVVLLAAVAIGTGADDRLLAATSSQQSASLEKSLLENVPKAIDYVVSKAGASSMPALESQGAMPALDGAVQWLNSPPLSSESLKGKVVLVDFWTYDCINCQHTLPYVNDWAKKYEKDGLVVIGVHTPEYGYEKIIDNVREQVRKLDIHYPVAIDNQYAIWRAFNNQYWPAHYFIDAKGQVRYSHFGEGRYGEQEQVIQQLLQEAKAG encoded by the coding sequence ATGTTTCTGATCGCTTTTCTCGGCGGGGTCCTGACGATCCTCAGCCCTTGTATCCTCCCCGTGGTGCCGTTTCTGTTTGCCCGGGCCAATCGCTCCCGTGGCTCTGTGTTGCTGACATTGGTCGGCATGGTGCTGACGTTCGCCCTGGTGTCGAGCCTGGCGGTGGCCAGCAGCGAATGGGTGCTGCGTGCCAGCAGCGTCGGCCGGCAAGTTGCCTTGGTGGTGATGGTGGTGTTTGCCTTGTCGCTGATCTTCAGTCGGGTCGGCACCTGGCTGGCGCGACCGCTGGTCAGCCTGGGCAATCGCCTGGACGCCGGTGCCGGGCGGATGGCCGGGCCTGTGGCTTCAGTGCTGATCGGAGTCGCCACCGGGTTGCTCTGGGCGCCGTGCGCCGGACCGATACTCGGGGTGATTCTGACCGGGGCCATGCTGCAAGGCGCCAGCGCACAAACCAGCCTGCTGCTGCTCGCCTACGGCCTGGGCAGTGCCTTGTCCCTGGGGACGCTGATTCTGGCCGGGCGCGGACTGGCCACACGCCTGAGACTCTCGCTGCCGATCACCACCTGGTTGCGTCGGGGAACAGGAGCGGTGGTGTTGCTGGCGGCCGTGGCGATTGGCACCGGGGCGGATGACCGCTTGCTGGCGGCGACTTCCTCGCAACAATCGGCTTCCTTGGAAAAAAGCTTGCTGGAGAACGTGCCCAAGGCCATCGACTATGTGGTGAGCAAGGCTGGCGCAAGTTCCATGCCGGCCCTCGAATCCCAGGGCGCCATGCCTGCGCTGGACGGCGCGGTGCAATGGCTGAACTCGCCCCCGCTGAGCAGCGAATCACTCAAGGGCAAGGTGGTGCTGGTTGATTTCTGGACCTACGACTGCATCAACTGCCAGCACACCTTGCCCTATGTGAACGATTGGGCGAAGAAGTATGAAAAGGACGGGTTGGTAGTGATCGGTGTCCACACCCCGGAATACGGCTACGAGAAGATCATCGACAACGTGCGCGAGCAGGTGCGCAAGCTGGACATCCATTACCCGGTGGCGATCGACAACCAGTATGCGATCTGGCGCGCCTTCAACAATCAGTACTGGCCGGCTCATTACTTCATCGATGCCAAGGGGCAGGTGCGCTACAGCCATTTTGGTGAAGGACGTTATGGCGAGCAGGAGCAGGTGATCCAGCAGTTGTTGCAGGAGGCGAAGGCGGGCTGA
- a CDS encoding response regulator translates to MDHVDHVLIVDDDREIRELVGNYLKKNGLRTTVVADGRQMRAFLETTPVDLIVLDIMMPGDDGLVLCRELRAGKHKATPVLMLTARNDETDRIIGLEMGADDYLVKPFAARELLARINAVLRRTRMLPPNLVVTESGRLLAFGRWRLDTTARHLLDTDGTLVALSGAEYRLLRVFLDHPQRVLNRDQLLNLTQGRDADLFDRSIDLLVSRLRQRLLDDAREPAYIKTVRSEGYVFSLPVEILGASV, encoded by the coding sequence ATGGATCATGTCGATCACGTGTTGATAGTGGATGACGACCGCGAGATTAGAGAGCTGGTTGGCAACTACCTGAAAAAGAACGGCCTGCGCACCACCGTCGTCGCCGATGGCCGGCAGATGCGCGCCTTCCTGGAAACCACCCCGGTGGACCTGATCGTGCTGGACATCATGATGCCCGGCGACGACGGCCTGGTGCTGTGCCGGGAATTGCGGGCTGGCAAGCACAAGGCCACCCCGGTGCTGATGCTCACCGCGCGCAACGATGAAACCGACCGCATCATCGGCCTGGAGATGGGCGCCGACGATTACCTGGTCAAGCCTTTCGCCGCCCGCGAGCTGCTGGCGCGCATCAACGCCGTGCTGCGCCGCACCCGCATGCTGCCGCCCAACCTGGTGGTCACCGAAAGCGGTCGCCTGCTGGCGTTCGGGCGCTGGCGCCTGGACACCACCGCCCGCCACCTGCTGGACACCGACGGCACCCTGGTGGCCTTGAGCGGCGCCGAATATAGGTTGTTGCGGGTATTTCTCGACCATCCGCAACGGGTGCTCAACCGCGACCAGTTGCTAAACCTGACCCAGGGGCGGGACGCCGACTTGTTCGATCGCTCCATCGATCTGCTGGTCAGCCGCTTGCGCCAGCGCCTGCTGGACGACGCCCGGGAGCCGGCCTACATCAAGACCGTGCGCAGCGAAGGCTACGTGTTCTCGCTGCCGGTGGAGATCCTCGGGGCCTCGGTATGA